TGCCATAGCATCGGATGGCATTCCTTACATAGCTTATGCAGACGGTATTAACAATATGAGAACTACGGTTAAAAAATTCGATAACAACAATTGGGTAACTATAGGTACACCGGGGTTCTCAGCAGGAGGGGTTAACTATAATGTTGATCTTGTTATTAGCCCGGACAATAAAAAAATAATTGTAGGATACAGTTTATCGGCATCTAATGGCGTTTTTGCCAGGTATTACGATGCAGGAGAACTGAGTATCAAAGAAACCTCAATTCAAAATTCCGGCATATATCCAAATCCTGTAAAAGGCGAGCTCAATATAAAAACAGAGAAAAAGATCAAATTATGTACTTTATTTGATATGGCAGGGAGGATCATTCTAACCACCTCATCCCAAAAGATCAATGTCTCAGCACTGACAAAAGGAATCTATATGCTGAATATCCAATTTGCAGACGGCACTTCCTTATCGCAAAAAGTGATGAAAGAATAAAATCAATGTTATTTAGATATAAAAAGGGCCTCTTAAGAGGCCTTTTGTTATGATTACAAACGTCAACTTTTAAATATTATTAGCAAAAATTTTATCCCAACCCACTATTGAATAGTATAATCTTTGGTATCCACTTCTGATAATCTAAAGTAGCCCAATGGAGCATTAGAAGAGTTAGTCTGATTAATAATATTTCCGTTAACAGCTGTAGGAATCGTAGAAAAAGGACCGCTTTCTGAGCCTGAAGCATTCAGTATTTTTCTGAAATAATCATAATACCTTTTGGAAACTGCAATTAATTTAATATTGATAAAATCTCAGGTTGGAACGTTTTCAAAAAGCAGTATAAAAGTCAAAAAGCTACTCCAAATTAATGAAAATAGATCAAAGTTTTTCCGATATAGAACCCAGTACAAATTATTATTTATTTGTCCGGGCAGAAAGGGTGAGTAAATCCTATATCGTTAATTCCATGCATATAAATTCTCTAGACAATAATACCATTTACATGAAGGAGAATGAAATCCCCATTGGAAATATATACAGAGATTATTTCTTCAAAGAATTTGTAACAAAAAAGATGTTGGGAAATAACACCTCATAGAAAATTCTGCAATAATCATTGAAACCAATACTTACCGATTTGAAATCATTCCTTAATAGCTATTATAATAATCCTAGTTATACATACAGGGCTTATTTAAATCTATTTGTTTGTTCTGATCACTTTTCTTTTATTTTTTGCCTATGTTTCAAACCAAAATTAAGCAAGGCATCAATGACCGGAAGAATCTCCTCCATATATTGAGTGGGTGTATAAGAAACGGTAACCGGTTTCGTATTATTCACAGTCCGGCTAATCAGCAAATTGTCTTCAAGCTCCTGTAACTCTTTGGATAGAACTTTTGGCGTTATGCCTACAGACTTCTCCAGCAAATCTGTGAATCTCATCACTTTATAATGATATAAATTATGCAAAATACAAAACTTCCATTTGCCGCTCAATAGCTCAAGGGCATCTTTTATAGCCAGTATTTTTTCCTTATCAATATCTTTTTTTTCGATCATAAATAGTGACTTTCCTAGAGGAAATGAATAGTAAATATAGAGCAAATATCCAATACTTTTGTTTGCAAAATAAAATCATTCGCAATGAAAGTAACACTAATCGCCAATATTTCAGCTAACGGAAAGGTCTTATTATCGGACAATCCCCATCATCAATTACCACCGGAAGCAATGGAATTTTACCTGGAGTATGCAAAACAAGCCGGAAACCTTGTCATAGGATTAAAAACCTTTGAAAATTTCCTGAACTTCCCCCAAGATGGTCGTGAACTTTTTGATGGAATAGAAATCATAGTATTAGCATATGCTCCTTCTTTTGCAGTCCATTCCGCTGCGATTTTCTGAAACGCTAATACTTCTTCAGAAAGCTGTTCACCATCAGCTATATAGGGTTTATAAGAACCTGAAATGTAATTAAGATGCAAACCAATCATATGAGAGGGGGATTTTAAGGACAGCCAGGTGCTTATGCCCGAACCTATATCGCCGCCTTGAGCTCCATATAAATATAAAGTGGTAATTACAACATTTCATACTCTTTTAATAATTGACCGTCCTGAAAAGCACTTCTTTTAGAAAGGAAATAAAGAAACACCATAATATTATTATGGTAAAATGGTTTTTCCGTAACAAATCTATGTTTTAATTGTTGTTAAGATTATGGCTGTCCTTTACCTCCGGCTGCTCCGTAAATCTGTCCAGTTGCAAAACTGGCGTCATCAGCTGCTAATTGAACAAATATAGAAGCGAGTTCTGCAGGCTGCCCCGGCCTTCCTAGCGGTGTATCACCACCGAATTTTTCCAGATTTTCCTGTGTCTGCCCTCCGCTTACCTGCAAAGGTGTCCAAACAGGGCCGGGCGCAACGCCATTGACCCTTATCCCTTTCGGGCCCAGTTGCTTGGCAAGAGATTTCACATAATTGGTCGTTGCTGCCTTGGTTTGTGCATAATCATAAAGATCAGCGGATGGATCATAAGCCTGAATAGACGAT
The sequence above is drawn from the Chryseobacterium daecheongense genome and encodes:
- a CDS encoding helix-turn-helix domain-containing protein; translated protein: MIEKKDIDKEKILAIKDALELLSGKWKFCILHNLYHYKVMRFTDLLEKSVGITPKVLSKELQELEDNLLISRTVNNTKPVTVSYTPTQYMEEILPVIDALLNFGLKHRQKIKEK